Below is a genomic region from Lemur catta isolate mLemCat1 chromosome 15, mLemCat1.pri, whole genome shotgun sequence.
GCTGACCAGATTCTGGACTTGTTTCAAGGGGGAAGTGAGAAAGGGAGGGATCCCAGGCTAAGAGGAAGGAAGCTAGAGGGGAAAACCTGCTAGCAGTCTCAATGCAGAGTGAGCACAGAACCAGAGTGTTTATTTTGAGATTCTGCTGTAGTGAAGAGACTCTGGTTAGATCTCTGGAAGGACTTCTCAGTGGTTAAGTGTCTGAAGGAGATGGCAGAATCTGCCTTCCTAATGAAAGCTTTAACTGTTCATTTATGCATGCATTCAGTCACATTTCAGAGAGGGCCTCCTGTGCACCAGGCACAGGGGATGTATGTACGCAGTGGCCCACAAATGCCTCCTGCCTTCGCGGAGCACATGAACCCAAGGGGTGGGCAGACAAAGAACCACATAGGCATGTCGCACATTGTCATTAGTCCTGTAAGGAAAAGCAGAGAATATGACCAGTGACTATGGAAAGGAGCTCTGGTTGTGTTCTCAGGACCAAGAAAGACTTGTCTGAGTAAAGAGTTGGGCTTTCTCAGATGCAAGGAGAAACCATATGCCCGTGTAAATTTGGCATTTGTAATTTGTAAATCGGAGGCACGGCTGTCAGAAACACGTATTAGTGGAGATAGCATCATGCAGATGTTAAGAACATAGACCTGAGCCCAGACGCCTGGGGGTAGATCCTGGATCTGCCACCTACACCAAGGGTAAATTAATCTCTACGCCCTCGTTTCCTCATTcacaaaatggggataaaaataggACCTACCTCTTAGGAGTGTTGGGAGGATGAAATGATTTTATGCATTACAGGGTTTACAGAGTACCTGAGTCATACTAAGTGTTTTTGTATGAGTTCACTGTTACTATTATTGAATGTGAACCAAAGAACTGAATCAGGaaaggccaaggcaagaggaatAAAGGAGGGAACTGTGTGATTCAGTCCTTTGGGATGAGGGGGACCCCGATCTCTTTTTGCCCAGAATCCACATTAACACACACATCGAGGATGCAGGAAGGGGGCCCTAGAACTGCAGATAAACTCCCAGGGGTCCAAGCATTGACAACATGATGTCTCCATAACAACTGACAAATGTCTGCATCCTGTTAGTGACAATCAGGTTTCTTGGCATTATGATTGTTACCTGCTCTCTGCCTCTTCTCTGGCATCCTGGTTTCtagctctctcccctccctgcccctcagatCCCATGCTAAGGTGAGCGGCTCCCGACCTCGAGGCCCAAGGTACGCTGAAGGGACTTTCATCAGTGACTACAGTATTGCCATGGACAAGATCCGCCAACAAGACTTTGTGAACTGGCTGCTGGCCCAGAAGGGGAAGAAGAATGAGTAGGTTGTCGCATGCACCCCCcgccctcctgccttcctgtgtACATTCAGACCAGGTTGCCATACCTGGCCACACAGGCCATGAGATATGCAACTCCGGGTGGCACCAACTCCAGGTGGCACCTTCATTAGCGGAGGATGGGGAGTTAGACATGCAACCCTGGCCAGGACTCTGACTCAGCATCAGTCTAGCCTAAGGGGGCAGAACATGGGCTGttctccaattctttttttttttttttgagacagagtctcactctgctgcccaggctgaagtgtcatggcatcatcacagctcactgcagcctcagactcctgggctcaggcaatcttcctgcctcggccccctgagcagctgggaccccaggcgcgtgccaccatgcctggctagtttttctactttttgtagagatggggtattgctcttGGTCAGACtcaattctttatttctaagGAGAGGAGCTGAAAAATACGTGGGAGCTCAGAGAGGATCCTCAGGAGGAGGGGGACAAAGGCAGGAGGACCTGAGCTGCTGCCAGTGACTGTTTGGTGGTGGCTGCTTTAGACTTTGGAAATAGGATCaactgtcttctctttctctcttctctatgCCAAGTGTCTTTCCCCGCCCTCTCCATTTTGTCAGCAATGGTAGATTCTGAAAAGCTGTTCGCTGGTGGAGGCAGCTGAAGACAAACAGTGGGTTGGTTAAAAGAGGTACCCTCTGCTCCTTAGGGCTAAGGTACCAAAACATTCCAGCCTCCCTGGACTGGAGTCTCCGCCAGCCCACCCACTCCCTAATCTTTATCTTGCCAGCTGGAAACACAACATCACCCAGAGGGAGGCCCGGGCCCTAGAGCTCACTGGTCAGTCCACCAGCaaggaggaggcagctgggcaGCAGAGGTGAGGCAGCCGACAGGGGAGGGACAAGCAgggcctcccgccccgcccccacctcatTGTTCCCTCTCCTAGACTccagagcagggccagggcctgCCATAAGCATCCTCTTCCTCTCAGAGTTCAAAGAGGGCAAACTGAGCAAACTCCCGGAGGTCAGGTCAGCCCGAGCTTAAGGGAGAAGCCTCTGAGGAACAGGCGCAGCGTCCTTAGAGGGGTTTCTGGGCCAGGGTTTCTCGGATTGATGCCTCGGTGTGCAGACATTCACTGAGTCAAAGAGGCGGGCAGGAAAGGAGAGACTTTAGGACCCATCCTTGCGCTTCTCTCTGCAAGTCTCAGGTGGGCTGTCTGTGAAATGGAGGGGTCTTCCTAAGGCCAGTCCCCTGAAATCAGTTGTCCCATCTCTGAGGGAAGCCGGGAACCTGTGGCCCAGATCATTCCAGAGACAGAACGCTTCCTAAGTTCTCTGGGGTTTGGGGATGCATTCTGGAATACTTTCAGAGGTGAACGAGCGGACTATCTCACACCAGAATTCTGCTTGGCTTTGCCTGCATGAAGAGTCCATATTCCCCAGGCAGGCAGTGCCGGGTGGGGCTCGCAGAGAGGTGGCTCCGGATCTGAAAGCTGAGCTAACTGAGAGGCAGCTGTGTTGACTCCCTCCCCCAACCCGGGGCTGCCCCTTGGTGTCTCAGGCCCTCTGTTTACTCTCTCTGGGTGAGGCCCAGGCTAAAACAGCCTGGGGCTGTCTCCCTTGCAGCTCCCCACCCAGGAACCCCAGTGATGAAGATTTGCTGAGGGATTTGCTGATTCAAGAGCTGCTGGCCTGGTTGGTGGATCTGAAGGAGCTCTGCAGCCTCAGGTAGGGAGTGGAGTGGCTTTGGGCCTGCTGCACGGTGGTCATAAGGTTGAGTTGGGAGGTCAGACATGGATTCAGATCTTTGCCCCAACACACAATGGCAAATTAGTTAGCCTTTCTGAACTTCAGTGTTTTCATTAAATCAGAATGATTGAAACCATTTCATGGGGTTGTTGTCAGGtctaaataagataatgcaagTGGAGAGCTGAGGGCCACATCTAAGGAACACTAACAGCTCGgcagtgttagctattattacagTTTGCTTTCCTCCTCAACTTGCTCCAGGAGAGGTTCTGCTCTCGCCTTCCCTGCCCACCAAGCTAAGCTGCTCATCCTATTCTCTCAGCTTTCCCTCTGTAACCTTAGGCCATAGTACCTGCCCGGTGATGGGAACCCCTCAACTGGTGGCATATTGCACTTCTCTGTAGCCACTTTTGGCCTCAATGATCTCTTGAATCTATTGCACCAGCTAGGAAATCCTTCAATCTATCCGTCATGTCCTGGAATCAAGGGACTAAACATTATGGAGGGACCCTTCCACCTAAAGGGTGAGACAGGACAGTcattcaggatgcagacaccgaggCACAGAAACCAAAATGTGTTCAGACTTTGATGCTGGGCAGCTCGGGAGGAGTTGAGGGAGCAAATCTGGGATAGGAACCTGTCAAGGGTAGCAAGGGAGAGGAATGTGACGAGACCAATGGAGTAGAAAGTGTGAGAACATTTCCATAGGGAGGTGGGTCACAGTCTCTGTACttctgtgaaatattttgatCACTTACCATTAAAAAGGTGATTTGGAGGTGGGAGTGGTTTGACGATGGCTGAGTGCCAGAATAAACTAGCCTGGCTGACTCCAAGTCGATAAtgaccttcctctctcctttcccaggtCTCAGTGACTCTGAGCAAGCCCAGCTCAGGACTGGACTCTGCCCTTCATTTACTCAGCCCCTGCCTCAGCGCCTCTGGAGAACCCAAGAGAAGGCAAACCAATAAAGTTTACTCTGGGATAAATCGCTGTGCCTGGTGTGAAAACTTATTCGAATGTTTACTGAGTGCTAACAAGGCATGTTTTTTGCACCCAATGAAGAGGAAATATGGTTCTTACCTGGATCTGTTAATTCATTTCTTTACTTTACAAGCATTTTTTAGTACTAAACATTGGTAGGGCTGTGCTAAACACTGCATTATACAGCAATGAAGAAAATGCACACATCCTTGCCCTTGAGGAGCTCAAAGTCCAGCGACAGAGAAAGACCTTAATCTTTAAGCACACAAATACATTAATAATCACAAAGTATGCTGAGTTATAAGAAGAAAGACTAAGGTGCTATGGGAGAGGACAGGGAAGCTTTCTTCTAGATGGAATAGTGTGGCCAGGACGGCCACtctgagaaaatgacatttaaattgaGTGAGATTTGAAGGATAAAATGGCCAAAGAATGAGGGGAAGGCTTAATAATATAAGCTGGTGTTATTATTATACAGCAAAATGGGCAACGGGGAGGACAGCACAGAGTGCAGGCTGGGAAGCTAGACAGAGGCAGGGCCTTAAAGGCCATGTtaaagattttgaattttatcctcAGTGCAGGgttaaagttcatttttaaaaatttgttgtttttcttttctagatcAGATTCACCGTATTCAAAGCTTAAAgtatttgaagaattttaagcaagaGCATGTAAGAGGAGATCTATTTGCATTCTCTATAAAAACAATCACTCTGAAGATAGGACTCTATTGACATGAAGGGatgaaaggggaagaggaagactCTTAAGAGACTCTTGCAGGGTTCCAGGACAGTGATGATGGTGGCTCAGACTAGGATGATGTTAGTAGGGGACAAACTCAGTTTGTCAAAAGGTCAATATCTTTGTCCTCCGGTGGTCAAAGGGTTCTTTCTCACTTCAGTCTGCTGCCACCTCCCAATATCCACTCAGAGGGCACAGCTCGTTCCTTTTCCCTCTTAGCTTGAGTTATATCTGCCTGGatgccctctcctctcctctctaaGTCACATTTTAGCAGACTGAAGTCAAACACACCTAAATTCAAATCCCTTCATAAGTCTTGGAAAGTTACTttttccaaacctcagtttcctgcctataaaatgatgataagaaatatttactaactgtatttctttttttttttttttttttttgagacagagtctcgctctgttgcctggctagaatgagtgccatggcgtcagccttagctcacagcaacctcaaactcctgggcttaagcgattctactgcctcagcctcccgagtagctgggactacaggcatgcgccaccatgcccagctaattttttctatatatatttttagttggccagataatttctttctatttttagtagagatggggtcttgctgttgctcaggctggtctcgaactcctgacctcgagcgatccacccgcctcggcctcccagagtgctaggattacaggtgtgagccaccgcgcccggccaataactGTATTTCTTAACTCATTTattggcaggaaaaaaatgaataaaagaagaagaaataactaCCTCATAGGGTTGAAGTAAATATTAAGAGATGCAAGttaggccgggagcagtggctcatgcctgtaattctattctattctattctatccTCACTGCCACTATCTTGGTTCTGGTCATTATTTCTAGTTTGAATTACTACAACACTAgagtaatttttctaaaacaaaaattagatgtTATTACTCCCTGACTGAAGAGACCTCCATATGCTCCTTGTAAGATTCAATAATGCTATCAAAATCACCTACGGAGCTTTCTAAACACACAGATGACTGATTCCACCCAACGATAAATAACAATCataactgatatttatttatGTGCCACGCATTGCACTATATGCCTTATTACATGTTTTCTTACTTAATCCTCACGAGAGTTCACAAGTAGGCATTATTCTATTTCACAACTGTGGGTTGTGAAATACAAGAGATTAGAGGATTTGCCTGAAGTTACTGGACTGTTTGCAGCGGACCTGAGCTATAGAGCCAGGCAATGACTCCAGAGTTCAACTTCTTTAACTGCAAGGGCCTTTCGAGTCACAATCTCTGCATGTCATTCCAATAGGTTAACTCCGTTAGGGCAGAATGGCTCCTGTTTTACGCTTAATATGGAACCCTCCATGGCCAACACAGCGCTCGGCACGTAGTAGGTGATCCATGAGCATATGTTGACCCCCAGACGGTGGGGTGCCAGTCGCAGAAGACCAGGGCAGTAGGCGCCCACGTGGGCGGGACGCGCGGGATCCCCGCGCCTTCCCTGCCTCGGGGCTTTGCTGAGCCCCGCCATCCTCTGCAGGCGGGGACGCGGGGCCCGCGACGGCGGGAGACTCTGGACCCCGCGGCAGGAAGTGGGGCGCGTGGCTTCCGGCGCGTGCAGATGACGCGGGGGCTGGGGCTTCCGCGTTGGGGAACGGGCGGCGGAGCCCGGGACGTGGAGGGCTGGGGTCCCGGCATCCGGGCGGCCCGCGGGCCCACGGCGGGGATGCACCGCCGCGGGGTGGGAGCCGGTGCCATCGCCAAGAAGAAGCTTGCCGAGGTGAGGAGGAAGGCGGCAGACCACAGCCCACCCTGACCCGTGAGAGACCGAATGCTCCCGGAGCAGAGTTCTGTACCCTTTAATCGCCTCCCGGCAGAATCCGGCAGGCTTCTCCGGCCCCGGGGAAGTGAGTTTCTCCAACTCTGTGGTTTGGAGTGTCAGCACCTCCAGATCCACCAGCCCTTTCTTCCACTTAGCCAAGTTTGACCGCAAGCGGGATTCTACCCCGGAACCTACAGTCGTTCATTTTACTCCCTCCCCCTATCCTTCctaaaaaaacatttaagaaagaccCTCCTCTTTTCATACGATAGCTGTGGCAGCACAAGTGGGAGCCCCCTGCGCCCACTCTCTTAACTTATGCTGGTCTCTTTGTCTGACAGGCCAAGTATAAGGAGCGAGGGACTGTCTTGGCGGAGGACCAGCTGGCTCAGGTGAGTTGCTTGGAGGGCTTTTGGCAGGAAAGGAGACGCAGCAGGGCTGGTCAAGACACCTTTGATGTAAACTTGATTGTTTAGATTGAATTAAAAATAGGATGTTTGGCCAGTTTTGATTTCTGGGCTGCTAAGATCTTTTAGGTTATtgcaaataacaataatagctaacatctTTGAGTGATTACATGCTTATAATGCCCCatgcatttctctattttctttgcaTATGCTCTGTTGTTCAATCCTCATTACAATCCCATAAGGAAAGAACTCTATTATTCTGAATTTGAAGTTAAGGACACTGAAGTGTTAATTTGTCCAAGGTTATAATATTggtagtaagtggtagagctgttTGATTTAGGTCTTTGGGACTTTTCCTTTAAATGcctcagaataaaatgaaagtattgCCTAACTTGTGGCATCCACCACCTCCACGGTAACTTCTAGGCACACACCAGGATGTGTGTGAGTGATGGGTGTGCAGCTCCTGTGCAATTTCCTTCTCtaacacttcctttttctgtgtACATGCTTTGAGTTTACTGAGTTATTGTGATTGTtgaagagggggaggaggcagtTAAGCAGGGAAATGGGTCCTTGCACTGAGGAAAAATAGACACAGGCTGTGCTCTTCAAAAGCTGCCACTCACAGGAGAGGTGGCACACAAGAATCAACTGAAAATGGTGATTATAAGAATTTGGAGCTTTTTATGTGGCAAAGGAGAAGGAGATGTTGGGCCAGGAGTGGTTACTCTTGGTGGGATAAAAGGTGGGCTTTGTTAATTAGGAAAAGAGAAGGggtaatacaaataaaaaattggaaaattcccAACCCTTTTGTATTTAGCACGGAATGCAATTGGTAGACCCATACCCGCACCTAAAGAGATTCTTCAGCTGGTGTTGATCCCCAAGGAGTTCCACGATTCAAAGGCTATACAAATTCATGCCAGGCTTTGTTTTTTACTATCTAGCCTTTGTCAGTGGCTAAAAATTTCCTACTGCATGAACACCACATTCCCTCATTTCTAAGAGAAAATGGATTATCAGGTATACCTTCAATTTAATGACACCttttctgggaaaaagaaaagtaccaCATTACATGTGCATGTTGATTCATAGATGCAGCCTGATTGTAGAACAAGCACACATGAAAAAAGGTGTATTTTAGAATTAGGGAAACATAGTACAGAAACACATTTCTGCTGACAACAGAACTGTGAAGTAGAGGCagggataaaaagaaagagaCTGTAAACAGCATAATGGTAGGCCCGAAGGAGACAGGTTATTTCAGCCCTTGCCCTGCCACTAGGCCAGGGACTTAATTTTGGCATCTGATTATCACATGGCTGGGCTGGCCTTAACCTCCCCTTTGTCCACCCAAAAGATGTCGAAGCAGTTGGACatgttcaagaccaacctggagGAGTTTGCCAGCAAGCACAAGCAGGAGATCCGGAAGAATCCCGAGTTCCGTGTGCAGTTCCAGGACATGTGTGCGACCATTGGGGTGGATCCTCTGGCCTGTAAGGAGTTGTCTGTAGGGGTCCAGTGTTTTCGTAGGGTTCTTAAGGGACAGAAGCTCACCTAGTTGTCATCACTACTGTTGGGGTATCCTCTAGAAGGGGCTGCAGAGAGATCCAGAGGTTGTCATCTTTAGAGAGTGCCTCGCAGGATGGCTAGTGCCCAGTCTGATGGGGAATATAGAGAGGCTGAGTGTGGGCCATGTAGCCAGTGTCCAGGGTCTTCCCCTGAATTGTCTACAGGGGAATTTTTTATGGCATTTTCCCCCTTtatgaaaaatacttaaattttaataaaagtagtATGTGGTCGTGCAGTCAGTCAACAAAGAGCTATATAAAGGAAGTGGAATTCTCCTCACCCTGTCCCATAATTGCAGAGATAAGTACTGTTGACAGTTAAAGGTACAGTCACTTGCCacataacatttcagtcaacaatggaccacatcTGTGAccgtggtcccataagattataagactatttttactgtaccttttctaagTTTAGATATGCACAAATACTTAGCTggctacagtattcagtacagtaacatgctgtacaggtttgtagcctaggaacaataggtcacaccatatagcctagataTGTAGTAGGCTATCCCATCTAGCTTTGTGTAAGTCCACTCTGATGTTCTCATGACAGAAtcacctaacgatgcatttctcaggatGTATCCCTGTCGTTAAGCAACATATGACTGCATATTCTTCTAGACACCTTTCTCATATttataaactttcttttattaatacatatatggaTTATGCTATAATTACCACTACTCTGTAACCTGCTTTTTTCACTCCATAAAATATTGTCTTCAGTGGATTTTTCAATGCCAAGTCTGCATATTCTCTGTCTTACCTAGACCACATCTCCCATTATATTTCACCGTATGCTTTGGGAAATGAAAACTCATATTTTCAGTATCCTGAGCCAGAATTAGCAGCCAAGTAGAAATGACTTTTAGATTGCCCACCCTTTGGAACTACCTGAGCCTGTTCTGCATGAGTTACCAAGAGTCAGATTATTTCAAAGAATGCTGAGTAGCAGAATGACTGGGCTGGGCAGAGAAGACTTCCCATAGGATAGATGTTTTTAATCCTTGTCTACGGCCATACCATCCTGAATGCGTCCAATCtcgtctgatcttggaagctaagcagagTTGGGCCTGGTTAATACTTGGATGGGAGATGTTTTAATCCAGCTTTGAAAGAAAAGGGATGTAAATTAATGAATAActgaggttttgtttttctgtcttgtAGCTGGAAAAGGATTTTGGTCTGAGATGCTGGGCGTGGGGGACTTCTATTATGAACTGGGCGTCCAGATTATCGAAGTGTGCCTGGCGCTGAAGCACCGGAATGGAGGTGAGGGTGGCTTGGTCCTCTGAACTGGGCTCTGGACTTGTCTGACAGGCAGAAAACGTTGAGTGGTTATTTTTTCCATCCTGCTGTCTGCAGGCCTATAAGGTCTTGAGAAGCATCTTAGTTGTTTCATGCAGTTGAATCTATGGCAGGTCTCCACGGCCAAGGATAAATAGAATTACCTAAATGACTGTCTCTGTTTTCCAAAGATCTTTAGCCAGGAAGGTCTAGAGCCCCTCAGTCATTACAGAAAATAATAGGGTGGTAGGAAATAGGCCTTTTTCCATGATGTATGATGTGTTTTGGGTTATGATTTTCTCATTAGTAACTATAGGCCTGCACTGCCTCTCCAGGGTATGGTATTGCCATGAGTCTCTGTCTTCCCTACAATGTGACCTTAAAAATGGTCATCTGGTGGTGCCATCTTTCTTAATAAGCACGTTGACTGGCCTGTGTTGAAGTTAAAACTTAAAACCTGTTATAAATCATCAGCTATAAATAGACATAGCCTTGATGTCAAGAGAACATTTATAGTTTTTCAAAGATGATCCTGCCTTTGTTTTTAGGAGATTTTCATAGATCTTACTCTACtgaaggtctttttttttttttcttttttgattttttttgttttcttttttcttcttttatttttttatttttctttgcatgatTTCTCACTGTATACTGAAGGTCTTAGCAAGGTCTCAGAACCCATTTCTCATACGGCCAGAAGTGAAAGAAATTTAGGAACTAGAATGCTATTTGCTACTTGTAGGCTACTAGAAAGTAATGACTGTCCATTTATTTAAAGTGGTTGCAGCCATGAGGGTAATTcttcatctgctttctgtcccccTCTCCAATAGGTCTGATAACTCTGGAGGAACTACATCAACAGGTGTTAAAAGGAAGGGGCAAATTCGCCCAGGATGTCAGCCAGTAGGTCCTGCCTTCACACTCCTTGGCGTATAGAAAGATGTCTTTAAAAATCAGATGGGAATCTTTTCTCCCTACTTCTTATAGGTCTAGACTACCCGAGGAATCTgatcagaataaaatatattttcattttagaaaacggaaaatacagagatataagaaaggaaacaaaatcattaTTCCTCAACTAAGAGATTACAACTATTGTgcattttgatatatttccttctaagtattttttcatgcatacacatgtattattttttaacatacttGGGGGGGTATATCCTCCTGAGATTATTTGAGGCCAAGGAGACTAGAGTAGGTGCCTAgaaaggctggggaaggaggttggggatgagatgatggatataaaTTGATGTGGTTCACCTGCCTCTATGTGTGAGTCCAGTTTGAGAGAAGATAAAAGGCTGTTTTTGATGTAACTCCCAAGGAGCCAGCCTTGTATGAGATCATGAAGCCCGGGAATATCTAAAAAGAAAGTGATAACAAAAGATACTAGCCATACTTATTGCAGGTTAATTCTCATGGAGAGTGGGTGAGTTAGTGCATTCGAAACTGATTTTAATTTACTGTTCTAGAGGGTTGAAGAAAGCATTCCAATCTTCCTAAAAGTCCCCTTTCCCTGGTTGGTTAGGTGATACATATTTGAGATTTGGCAGAGGTGCTAAACTCTCAGTGCGTGGGCTGGATATAGGATCTACATGCTGttttgtgagttttctttttctctgatttgAGCCAGTTGTCAACTAGGAAATCAGAAAACCTGGCCTGAATTTCCAAATGGCCATAATCAGCTGGGTTTCCCCCTTTAAAGTGGATAAGCATTCTCTAGTTTGCCCCAGTTCACACTACTCCCCAGAGTCTCTTCAGCTCGCTCATTCACATTTCCTGATGAGCTCCTGCAGGTGTATTTTTAACCGCTGTCTGGATGTTGGAATTAATGGTTTGCTGAGTGGAAAGCCTGAGTCCTGTAACATCTCCCTCGAATGCTCCGGCACCATTTGGTGCTCTTTATCTCTGACTTTTTACTGACATAGTTGAGTGTCGTGCAGCGTTTTGAGTCTTCTCTCAGAGTATCCTGCCCAGGGCAGAGCTGAAACTAGCATTGTTGGGTCTGATCTGCCAAGGGTCTTTAAGCAGCTCTTCCTCACCTCAGAGACGACCTGATCAGGGCCATCAAGAAACTAAAGGCACTTGGCACTGGCTTCGGCATCATCCCTGTGGGCGGCACTTACCTCATTCAGTCTGTTCCAGCTGAGCTCAACATGGATCACACCGTGGTGCTGCAGCTGGCGGAGGTACTGGTGCGCCTTCTGAGAGAGTGCGTGCGTACAAGGAACCGTCTGGGATGGGAGGCGGGAGCCGTTCTGAGTTCCTCCTCCCCATTCCTCAGGTCTTTTGCTGAGACTGTCTTATGGATGAATTACTCAGGCCTGTGCTGGTTCAGCAGACGTTTATTGAGCAGCTACAGTGCAAAGcactgggctgggctgaggggcATATAAAGATTGGCATGATATagttcctgctctcaaggagcttacagtctagtcaGAAAGACAGACATGCAGGCAACTAACTATATTTCCTTGAGTAGAAAGACTCTTTGATgtcttttaaaactctttttttttttttgaaaactactTTATAGATcctttaaaacagatttttttaaaaccttgtttGCCATCCCCCCCATCCCTCAGCATGCCTTCAGCATACACCATCTTCCCCCAAGTCCCCATCATGTATTTAAGGAAGACATGTTCAGTTTTCTTTACAACATAAACC
It encodes:
- the LOC123620751 gene encoding gastric inhibitory polypeptide, translated to MVAMKTFSLLLVLLFLAVGLGEKEEGHSRSHAKVSGSRPRGPRYAEGTFISDYSIAMDKIRQQDFVNWLLAQKGKKNDWKHNITQREARALELTGQSTSKEEAAGQQSSPPRNPSDEDLLRDLLIQELLAWLVDLKELCSLRSQ
- the SNF8 gene encoding vacuolar-sorting protein SNF8, with translation MHRRGVGAGAIAKKKLAEAKYKERGTVLAEDQLAQMSKQLDMFKTNLEEFASKHKQEIRKNPEFRVQFQDMCATIGVDPLASGKGFWSEMLGVGDFYYELGVQIIEVCLALKHRNGGLITLEELHQQVLKGRGKFAQDVSQDDLIRAIKKLKALGTGFGIIPVGGTYLIQSVPAELNMDHTVVLQLAEKNGYVTVSEIKASLKWETERARQVLEHLLKEGLAWLDLQAPGEAHYWLPALFTDLYSQEITAEEAREALP